Proteins encoded by one window of Mustela erminea isolate mMusErm1 chromosome 5, mMusErm1.Pri, whole genome shotgun sequence:
- the LOC116590080 gene encoding olfactory receptor 10G2-like, whose product MGETKNTSLGTVVTDFILLGLPHPPSLRTLLFLVFFNIYILTQLGNLLILLTVWADPKLHARPMYILLAVLSFLDMWLSSVIVPRVFLNFTPTSKAIPFGGCVAQLYFFHFLGSTQCFLYTLMAYDRYLAICQPLRYPVLMNGRLCTILVAGAWVAGSIHGSIQATLTFRLPYCGPNQVDYFFCDIPAVLRLACADTTINELVTFVDIGVVAASCFMLILLSYANIVHAILKIRTADGRRRAFSTCGSHLTVVTVYYVPCIFIYLRPGSKSPLDGAVAVFYTVVTPFLNPLIYTLRNQEVKSALKRITAGRGATSENK is encoded by the coding sequence ATGGGAGAGACCAAAAATACATCCCTGGGCACAGTGGTGACAGACTTCATTCTCCTGGGCTTACCTCATCCCCCGAGTCTGAGGACCCTCCTCTTCCTGGTCTTCTTCAACATTTACATCCTGACTCAGCTGGGGAACCTGCTCATTCTGCTCACCGTGTGGGCTGACCCAAAGCTCCATGCTCGTCCCATGTACATTCTTCTAGCCGTGCTCTCATTCCTGGACATGTGGCTCTCCTCAGTCATCGTCCCTCGAGTTTTTCTAAACTTTACTCCCACCAGCAAGGCAATCCCCTTTGGGGGCTGTGTGGCTCAACTGTATTTCTTTCACTTCCTGGGCAGCACCCAATGCTTCCTCTACACCTTGATGGCCTACGATAGGTACCTGGCAATATGCCAGCCCCTGCGCTACCCTGTGCTCATGAATGGGAGGTTATGCACCATCCTCGTGGCTGGAGCTTGGGTGGCTGGCTCCATCCATGGGTCTATCCAGGCCACGTTGACCTTCCGCCTGCCCTACTGTGGGCCCAACCAGGtggattattttttctgtgaCATCCCTGCGGTTTTGAGACTGGCCTGTGCTGACACAACCATCAATGAGCTCGTGACCTTTGTGGACATTGGAGTGGTGGCAGCCAGTTGCTTCATGTTAATTCTTCTCTCCTATGCCAACATAGTCCACGCCATCCTGAAGATTCGCACTGCCGATGGGCGGCGCCGAGCCTTCTCCACCTGTGGCTCCCACCTAACCGTGGTCACTGTCTACTATGTGCCCTGTATCTTCATCTACCTTAGGCCAGGCTCCAAGAGTCCCCTGGATGGAGCAGTGGCCGTGTTTTACACTGTTGTCACTCCGTTTCTGAACCCCCTCATCTATACCCTGAGGAACCAGGAAGTGAAGTCTGCTCTGAAGAGAATAACAGCAGGTCGAGGGGCCACCAGTGAAAATAAGTAA
- the LOC116590081 gene encoding olfactory receptor 10G3 has product MERVNSTLLTEFILTGIPYPLRLRTFLFVFFLLTYILTQLGNLLILVVVSVDPQLHARPMYIFLGVLSIIDMGISTIIVPRLMMNFTLGIKPIPFGCCVAQLYFYHFLGSTQCFLYTLMAYDRYLAICQPLRYPVLMNGRLCTILVAGAWVAGSIHGAIQAILTFRLPYCGPNQVDYFFCDIPAVLRLACADTTINEQVTFVDIGVVVATCFFLILLSYVQITQAILRIRTTDGRRRAFSTCGAHVTVVTIYYVPCAFIYLRPETNSPLDGAAALFPTAITPFLNPLIYTLRNQDVKLALKRMIGAPGRKSNV; this is encoded by the coding sequence ATGGAGAGAGTCAACAGCACCTTGTTGACTGAGTTCATTCTCACAGGAATTCCCTACCCTCTCAGGCTAAGGACATTCCTGTTCGTGTTCTTTTTGCTAACCTACATCCTGACTCAGCTGGGAAACCTGCTTATTCTAGTCGTTGTCTCAGTGGACCCGCAGCTCCATGCCCGTCCCATGTACATCTTTCTGGGTGTTCTCTCCATCATTGACATGGGCATCTCTACCATCATTGTCCCTCGCCTCATGATGAACTTCACTTTAGGCATTAAACCCATCCCATTTGGTTGCTGTGTGGCTCAGCTGTATTTCTATCACTTCCTGGGCAGCACCCAGTGCTTCCTCTACACCCTGATGGCCTACGACAGGTACCTGGCAATATGCCAGCCCCTGCGCTACCCCGTGCTCATGAATGGGAGGTTATGCACCATCCTCGTGGCTGGAGCTTGGGTGGCTGGCTCCATCCATGGGGCTATCCAAGCCATCCTAACCTTCCGTCTGCCCTACTGTGGGCCCAACCAGGTAGATTACTTCTTCTGTGACATCCCTGCGGTTTTGAGGCTAGCCTGTGCTGACACAACCATCAACGAGCAGGTGACCTTTGTGGACATTGGGGTGGTGGTTGCCACTTGCTTCTTCCTGATCCTCCTCTCCTATGTACAGATCACTCAGGCCATCCTGAGAATCCGTACAACTGATGGGCGGCGCCGGGCCTTTTCGACCTGTGGAGCCCACGTAACCGTGGTCACCATCTACTATGTGCCCTGTGCCTTCATCTACCTGCGGCCTGAAACCAACAGCCCCCTGGATGGGGCAGCTGCCTTATTTCCCACAGCTATCACCCCTTTCCTCAACCCCCTCATCTACACACTGCGGAACCAAGACGTAAAGCTGGCCCTGAAGAGAATGATAGGAGCCCCTGGGAGGAAGAGTAACGTTTGA